The proteins below are encoded in one region of Desulfosalsimonas propionicica:
- a CDS encoding sensor histidine kinase, protein MPTNKTYSSVGKSFISLALALFSAFCLLASWVFLGPLQSNIEQNVSKSVEKYVHTLRLYGHNNLQSLVNVIEDHARLPHIVHSVMRTHVPMWKLQHQLLTMKLMGRDVNYTLLDYQGNPIASETDTSADFSGQTPWVRSILDGRRTTWIDAGYHDTQPFWRIAVPIRYNQYVEGVLVAECPVESLLDIIISDDVLHPHVGIELVRGTTVLEEKGVIPSDYTMFQSSLSHSGIQWNLLWDHDAIRKKMTMIYIRWLFFFCLTALVIVFFFYLYGSKKIVYPQEALNRINQQLFAQKKEIEGQYQQLKAAQLDLEKKNRELAAEKNQMEAIIHSVQDGIITTDAHGTIQTINPAARKLYGLAESKLLGKTLAINAGFSELKDALEKMILEKTAYRNLEFFLKNKKTDRQHYLRASLARVSTGAMAEKEEYLEFVVVLIDLTREKELEHMKTAFINTAAHELRTPLTSIQGFSELLVIRKTVPPEKIHFYAKKIHSQTKVLSAIVSRLEDVSTIESGRTISIFPTLRDLPDLIRKTIDLAGTSYGSERLEMQCQPCDPFYFDINRIRQVIWDLIANALIYSSTNARVRVEGWMDIARYFVVIRDEGMGIDTAFAARVFDGFLRADTSSRAPGGFGLSIYLAKHIIDAHHGQIFMESEPGRGTEFTICLPRN, encoded by the coding sequence ATGCCAACGAACAAAACATACAGTTCCGTAGGGAAATCCTTTATCAGTTTGGCCCTGGCCTTGTTTTCCGCTTTCTGCTTGCTGGCCTCATGGGTCTTTCTTGGCCCCCTGCAGTCCAATATAGAGCAAAACGTCAGTAAAAGCGTGGAAAAATACGTGCATACGCTTAGGTTATACGGGCACAACAACCTGCAGTCATTGGTGAACGTCATTGAAGATCACGCCCGGCTGCCCCATATTGTCCACAGCGTCATGCGCACCCACGTCCCGATGTGGAAACTGCAGCACCAGTTGCTCACCATGAAACTCATGGGCCGGGATGTCAATTACACTCTGCTGGACTACCAGGGCAACCCGATTGCATCGGAAACTGATACCTCCGCTGATTTTTCCGGCCAGACTCCCTGGGTACGTTCCATACTCGATGGCCGGCGGACCACCTGGATCGATGCCGGTTATCACGATACGCAGCCTTTCTGGCGTATTGCCGTTCCGATCCGCTACAATCAATACGTGGAGGGGGTGCTTGTCGCCGAATGCCCCGTGGAATCGCTCCTGGATATCATTATATCCGATGATGTGCTCCATCCCCACGTGGGCATCGAGCTTGTGCGCGGAACCACGGTGCTGGAGGAAAAAGGCGTGATTCCAAGTGACTACACAATGTTCCAAAGCTCATTATCCCACTCCGGCATTCAATGGAACCTGCTATGGGACCACGACGCTATCCGGAAAAAAATGACCATGATCTATATTCGCTGGCTGTTTTTTTTCTGTTTGACAGCTCTTGTCATCGTCTTTTTTTTCTATCTATACGGGAGTAAAAAAATTGTATATCCCCAGGAAGCGTTAAACAGGATCAATCAGCAGCTGTTTGCCCAAAAAAAAGAAATTGAAGGGCAATATCAGCAATTAAAAGCCGCCCAGCTCGACCTTGAAAAAAAAAACCGGGAACTGGCCGCGGAAAAAAACCAAATGGAAGCCATTATTCATTCGGTTCAGGACGGCATTATCACAACCGACGCCCATGGCACCATCCAGACAATCAATCCGGCGGCCCGAAAGCTTTACGGCCTTGCTGAATCAAAGCTGCTTGGCAAAACACTGGCCATCAATGCGGGGTTTTCTGAATTAAAAGATGCCTTGGAAAAAATGATTCTGGAAAAAACGGCTTACCGAAATCTGGAATTTTTCCTGAAAAATAAAAAAACAGACAGACAGCATTATCTCCGAGCCTCCCTTGCCCGTGTATCGACAGGGGCAATGGCTGAGAAAGAGGAGTATTTAGAATTTGTTGTGGTATTAATTGATCTGACCCGTGAAAAAGAACTGGAACACATGAAAACCGCCTTTATTAATACTGCCGCCCATGAGCTTAGAACTCCTCTGACCTCGATCCAGGGTTTTTCGGAATTGCTGGTAATACGCAAAACAGTGCCTCCTGAAAAAATTCATTTCTATGCCAAAAAGATTCATTCTCAAACCAAGGTGTTAAGCGCCATTGTGTCCCGGCTGGAAGATGTCAGCACCATAGAATCCGGGCGCACCATCAGCATTTTCCCGACCCTCCGGGATCTTCCGGATTTGATCCGGAAAACCATCGATCTGGCCGGTACCAGCTATGGTTCAGAAAGGCTGGAAATGCAGTGCCAGCCATGCGACCCGTTTTATTTTGACATCAACCGGATCCGCCAGGTCATCTGGGACCTGATCGCAAACGCCCTGATTTATTCCTCCACCAACGCCCGGGTCCGGGTCGAGGGCTGGATGGACATTGCCAGATATTTCGTGGTAATCCGGGACGAAGGTATGGGCATAGACACAGCTTTTGCCGCCCGCGTATTTGACGGTTTTCTGCGCGCTGACACCTCCAGCAGGGCACCGGGCGGCTTCGGGCTGAGCATTTACCTGGCAAAACACATCATCGATGCCCACCATGGCCAAATATTTATGGAAAGCGAACCCGGCAGGGGTACTGAATTTACAATCTGCCTTCCCAGAAATTGA